The following coding sequences are from one Rhodobiaceae bacterium window:
- the betA gene encoding oxygen-dependent choline dehydrogenase, whose product MADKTFDYIIVGAGSAGCVLANRLTACGKHSVLLLEAGGSDKNILVQMPTALSYPMASKTYNWGYDSEPEPAVNNRKITSPRGKGLGGTSTINGMVYVRGHACDFDEWEEQGAPGWRYADCLPYFKRAESWQGGEDVYRGGEGPLGVTGGNNMAGNPLYQAFIDAGVEAGYPRTDDYNGLRQEGFGPMHMTVRGGVRESTSRAYLRPVMKRPNLTVMSNALVGNVLFEGKRAVGVAARRNGRDLTLRAGKEVILSAGSFASPTILQRSGIGPADVLKKAGVTPVHALSGVGQNLQDHTEVYFQFHCKLPVSLNSKLNLFSKFLIGARWFFFKNGLGATNHFESCAFIRSEAGLKSPDIQYHFLPAAMRYDGTSSVDGHGFQVHVGPNKPKSRGRVAISSSDPEAAPKLLFNYLQHEADVATWRRCIRLTREIIDQPAMDIYRGAEIQPGLDVSSDDEIDTWVRTNLESAYHPCGTAKMGQPEDQSAVVDTECRVFGIDGLRVVDASVFPTLPNGNINAPTIMVAEKAADMILEKKSLPPSDAPVWFSEDWQTRQRERAPLR is encoded by the coding sequence CATCGTTGGCGCTGGCTCCGCAGGCTGTGTGCTTGCCAATCGATTGACGGCGTGCGGTAAACACAGTGTCCTTCTTCTGGAGGCTGGTGGCAGCGATAAGAACATTCTTGTGCAAATGCCAACCGCATTGTCCTACCCCATGGCGTCAAAAACCTACAACTGGGGATACGATTCCGAGCCCGAACCAGCAGTCAACAACAGGAAGATCACGAGCCCCCGTGGCAAAGGTCTTGGTGGCACCTCGACTATCAATGGCATGGTCTACGTCCGCGGCCATGCATGTGATTTCGACGAGTGGGAAGAACAGGGCGCTCCAGGGTGGCGATATGCCGACTGTCTTCCTTATTTCAAGCGCGCCGAGAGCTGGCAGGGTGGTGAAGATGTCTATCGCGGTGGCGAAGGCCCGCTTGGGGTAACCGGCGGCAATAATATGGCGGGGAACCCACTTTACCAGGCCTTTATCGATGCAGGCGTGGAGGCGGGCTACCCCCGCACCGACGACTATAATGGCTTGCGTCAGGAAGGCTTCGGCCCCATGCACATGACAGTGCGCGGTGGTGTGCGGGAGTCGACGTCGAGAGCCTATCTCCGGCCAGTGATGAAACGTCCAAATCTCACCGTCATGTCGAATGCACTTGTTGGTAATGTTCTCTTTGAGGGCAAGCGCGCTGTAGGTGTGGCAGCACGGCGCAACGGCAGAGATCTTACCTTGCGCGCCGGCAAGGAAGTGATCCTCTCAGCGGGGTCATTTGCTTCGCCAACGATATTGCAACGCTCAGGCATCGGACCCGCTGATGTACTGAAAAAGGCGGGTGTGACACCTGTTCACGCACTGTCGGGCGTTGGGCAGAACCTTCAAGACCACACAGAGGTTTACTTCCAATTTCATTGCAAATTGCCTGTGAGCTTGAACAGTAAGCTCAATCTCTTTTCAAAATTTCTGATTGGCGCGCGCTGGTTCTTCTTTAAAAACGGTCTGGGTGCGACCAACCATTTTGAATCCTGTGCGTTCATCCGTTCTGAAGCCGGACTGAAGTCGCCTGATATCCAATACCACTTCTTGCCAGCCGCAATGCGTTATGACGGCACGTCGTCAGTTGATGGGCATGGGTTCCAAGTCCATGTCGGGCCGAACAAGCCGAAGAGCCGGGGGCGCGTTGCCATTTCATCGTCTGATCCAGAGGCTGCGCCGAAGCTGCTATTCAACTATCTGCAGCACGAGGCGGATGTTGCAACCTGGCGCCGCTGTATCAGGTTGACGCGTGAAATCATCGATCAACCTGCAATGGACATCTACCGCGGTGCAGAAATCCAGCCAGGGCTCGACGTCTCATCTGACGATGAGATCGACACGTGGGTGCGTACCAATCTCGAGAGTGCCTACCACCCGTGTGGGACAGCGAAAATGGGACAACCGGAGGATCAAAGCGCTGTCGTGGATACCGAGTGTCGCGTGTTTGGGATTGATGGTTTGCGTGTGGTGGACGCCTCCGTTTTTCCGACCCTCCCTAACGGGAACATCAATGCCCCAACCATCATGGTTGCCGAGAAGGCCGCTGACATGATCCTTGAAAAGAAAAGCTTGCCGCCGAGTGATGCGCCCGTTTGGTTCTCAGAAGATTGGCAGACCAGGCAGCGCGAGCGGGCTCCACTGCGCTAG
- the carC gene encoding caffeyl-CoA reductase-Etf complex subunit CarC — MIDFEIPEDAKIIRETVRKFVRDHCIPAEEGLTAETFDEKLAALRVKAREEGLWCPFIPEEHGGMGLKPLANALVQMELGESILGALSMNTQGPDDATMLTLLTHGTDHQKEKFLKPLLNGEKRICYSMTEKAAGADATGMQTSAVADGDNFVLNGEKWFSSSADVADIAVVMAKTNPEAPRHRQFTTFIVELPNPGYNIIRNIPTMHGESPLMEKVGATHSEIEIKDLVVPKENVLGGLGGGFEMGQHRLAYGRLRHGMHNVARAQRALDLAAKHVTSRDTFGSRLADRQGVQWMLAECASELYMARLMLLHIAYKAEKGMDLRQENSIAKVFLAHMVHKVVDTALQLHGALGYSHDTPLAAWYTAIRSQRLVDGPDEVHKWRVGKNVIRAYEQFGTTASAAGGDLL, encoded by the coding sequence ATGATTGATTTTGAAATTCCCGAAGATGCGAAGATTATTCGCGAGACGGTGCGCAAGTTTGTTCGCGACCATTGTATTCCGGCAGAAGAGGGGCTCACAGCAGAGACCTTCGATGAAAAGCTGGCAGCCCTGCGCGTGAAAGCGCGAGAAGAAGGTCTCTGGTGTCCGTTCATTCCGGAAGAACATGGCGGCATGGGGTTGAAGCCGCTCGCGAATGCCCTTGTACAGATGGAGCTGGGTGAGAGCATTCTGGGCGCGCTCTCCATGAACACGCAGGGGCCAGATGATGCGACTATGCTCACTCTTCTGACCCACGGGACGGACCATCAGAAGGAGAAATTTCTGAAGCCGCTCCTGAATGGCGAGAAGCGTATCTGTTACTCCATGACCGAAAAAGCTGCAGGCGCTGATGCCACCGGCATGCAGACAAGCGCGGTCGCCGATGGTGACAATTTCGTTCTGAACGGCGAGAAGTGGTTCAGTTCTTCGGCTGATGTTGCAGACATCGCTGTCGTGATGGCGAAGACCAACCCGGAAGCCCCGCGGCACCGCCAGTTCACCACCTTCATCGTGGAACTGCCAAACCCTGGTTACAATATCATCCGCAACATTCCGACCATGCATGGCGAGTCACCACTCATGGAAAAAGTCGGTGCCACACACTCCGAGATTGAAATCAAGGATCTGGTCGTTCCAAAGGAAAATGTCCTGGGCGGCCTTGGGGGTGGTTTTGAAATGGGGCAACACAGGCTGGCTTATGGCCGCCTACGCCACGGCATGCATAATGTCGCGCGCGCCCAACGTGCGCTCGACCTCGCTGCCAAACACGTAACGAGCAGGGACACGTTTGGCTCGCGCCTCGCGGACCGTCAGGGTGTACAATGGATGCTCGCAGAATGCGCAAGTGAGCTTTACATGGCGCGCCTCATGCTGCTCCACATTGCTTACAAGGCAGAAAAGGGCATGGATCTGAGGCAAGAAAATTCCATTGCCAAGGTCTTCCTCGCCCATATGGTGCACAAGGTAGTGGACACAGCGCTCCAGCTTCACGGCGCCCTGGGCTACAGCCACGACACGCCACTTGCTGCCTGGTACACAGCCATCCGCAGCCAGCGTCTGGTAGATGGGCCTGATGAGGTGCATAAATGGCGCGTGGGCAAGAATGTCATTCGGGCCTACGAGCAATTTGGAACCACCGCGTCCGCCGCCGGTGGCGACCTTCTGTAA
- a CDS encoding phosphotransferase enzyme family protein: MSAQEKSRDLPGYKVDLVEDWVRENVSGLTPPFEWVQLQGGHSNLTYRLKDVNGHEAVIRRPPEGELLPKAHDMGREWSVISALDPTPVPVASPLGFCEDKSVTGALFYLMSWVDGHSLHAAPHAEEHLPEASRTKAAQSLIDVQVALHSLDPEEIGLGGLGKHDGYVARQLKAWYRSWTASAADSKLEDQRAHDLEAFLTANIPDQGAPRVVHGDYGMHNVLFGADHTVAAVIDWEICTLGDPIADFAYTLNQFTDPSDLEPPPPEAVSALPGFPTRTELAARYAEKSGRDLSLLDYYIAFNHWKTACIVQGVVARYRAGQKSTEGINLDLLDDRVLRSLARATEAVGRLKATS; this comes from the coding sequence ATGAGCGCACAAGAAAAGAGCCGGGATCTGCCTGGCTACAAGGTCGATTTGGTAGAAGACTGGGTCCGGGAGAATGTTTCCGGACTCACCCCACCTTTTGAGTGGGTTCAACTGCAAGGCGGGCACTCGAACCTGACCTACCGGCTGAAAGATGTTAATGGCCACGAAGCCGTTATTCGCCGACCACCGGAAGGGGAACTGCTCCCAAAGGCCCATGATATGGGTCGGGAATGGTCAGTGATCTCCGCCCTTGATCCCACTCCAGTGCCTGTTGCCTCACCGCTTGGGTTCTGCGAAGACAAAAGCGTAACCGGCGCGCTCTTCTATCTTATGTCCTGGGTGGATGGGCATTCGCTTCATGCCGCCCCTCACGCGGAAGAGCATTTGCCGGAAGCATCGAGAACCAAAGCTGCGCAATCATTGATTGATGTGCAGGTGGCGCTTCATTCCCTCGATCCTGAAGAAATTGGCTTGGGTGGTCTCGGCAAGCATGATGGCTACGTCGCGCGCCAATTGAAGGCCTGGTACCGGTCGTGGACCGCGTCAGCCGCCGACTCAAAACTGGAAGACCAGCGCGCTCACGACCTCGAAGCATTTCTGACAGCGAACATTCCAGACCAGGGCGCACCTCGTGTCGTTCATGGTGACTATGGCATGCACAACGTCTTGTTCGGGGCAGATCACACTGTGGCCGCGGTGATTGACTGGGAGATTTGTACGCTTGGCGATCCCATTGCTGATTTTGCCTACACGCTCAATCAGTTCACCGACCCGTCAGACCTTGAACCACCGCCGCCAGAAGCCGTCTCGGCGCTACCAGGGTTTCCGACACGCACTGAGCTTGCGGCGCGTTATGCTGAAAAATCAGGACGTGATCTCTCACTCCTCGACTATTACATCGCGTTTAATCACTGGAAGACGGCGTGCATCGTGCAAGGTGTGGTGGCGCGGTACCGGGCCGGTCAGAAATCAACAGAGGGGATTAATCTGGACCTTCTGGATGACCGTGTGCTGCGGTCTCTCGCTCGGGCGACAGAAGCCGTTGGGCGTTTGAAAGCGACCAGCTGA
- a CDS encoding pyridoxamine 5'-phosphate oxidase has protein sequence MADPKEFYSDAQRKLQAEQDSTNLAEAMAATIVFDELQEDHSDFIASRDYFFLSSVNADGEPTVSYKGGPVGLVQVLSPKKLAFPSFDGNGMFYSMGNVAEAGKIGMLFIDMETPHRVRVQGTASVSKDPDLMKRFPGSNMVVEVEVTSAFINCARYIHKHKRLETSKYVPDEDGAQPFPSWKRIDLLQDALPGKDVGGAEGAGGLITIEQYQEALDKGES, from the coding sequence ATGGCGGACCCAAAAGAATTCTATTCCGATGCTCAGAGAAAGCTCCAGGCGGAGCAGGATAGCACGAACCTCGCTGAAGCGATGGCGGCAACCATTGTCTTTGACGAATTGCAGGAAGATCACAGCGACTTCATCGCAAGTCGCGACTATTTCTTTCTCTCAAGTGTTAATGCAGATGGGGAGCCGACTGTTTCCTACAAAGGCGGGCCAGTCGGTCTCGTGCAGGTGTTGAGTCCCAAGAAACTTGCGTTCCCAAGCTTTGATGGCAACGGGATGTTCTATTCCATGGGGAACGTTGCCGAGGCGGGCAAGATCGGCATGCTGTTCATTGATATGGAAACGCCGCACCGGGTCCGCGTCCAGGGGACAGCGTCGGTCAGTAAAGACCCGGATCTGATGAAGCGCTTTCCTGGTTCAAACATGGTGGTTGAAGTGGAGGTGACATCAGCTTTCATCAACTGTGCCCGCTATATCCACAAACATAAACGTCTTGAAACCTCTAAATACGTGCCCGATGAAGATGGCGCTCAACCATTCCCATCCTGGAAGAGAATTGACCTACTGCAAGACGCACTACCCGGAAAAGACGTTGGTGGGGCAGAGGGCGCAGGCGGACTGATCACCATTGAGCAATATCAGGAAGCCTTGGACAAAGGTGAGTCCTAG
- a CDS encoding putative HTH-type transcriptional regulator translates to MARPKDEEKRQAIRDAVIAVVIEGGLANVSVSKIAKRAGVSAGTIYLYFANKEELIQQTYLDIKTDWFETMFAAADSGDDSAAKIRNMWFALFDFVVDRPNDFLFSETVGAAHLIDASNEASIAKKIKKIESVMTKAIKDGTLAKAPTASIQAVLMAPAVQLAKSAARDKKNVKPALLRDTFDIVWKGLAAS, encoded by the coding sequence GTGGCGCGACCAAAAGACGAAGAAAAACGGCAAGCCATTCGCGACGCGGTCATCGCTGTTGTTATCGAAGGAGGGCTGGCCAACGTGTCGGTCTCAAAGATCGCAAAGCGGGCTGGTGTGTCTGCGGGCACGATTTATCTCTATTTTGCCAACAAAGAAGAACTGATCCAGCAGACCTATCTGGACATCAAAACCGATTGGTTTGAGACCATGTTTGCTGCCGCTGATAGCGGCGACGACTCCGCGGCCAAAATTCGCAATATGTGGTTTGCGCTTTTTGACTTTGTTGTTGATCGACCAAACGACTTTCTTTTTTCCGAAACGGTTGGGGCTGCCCACCTGATTGATGCATCGAACGAAGCGAGCATTGCAAAGAAGATCAAGAAGATTGAAAGCGTCATGACCAAGGCAATAAAGGACGGCACGCTCGCAAAAGCACCAACTGCTTCCATTCAGGCTGTTCTCATGGCGCCAGCTGTGCAACTGGCAAAATCTGCCGCACGCGACAAAAAGAACGTTAAACCAGCGCTTCTTCGCGACACGTTTGACATTGTGTGGAAGGGGCTCGCCGCTTCTTGA
- a CDS encoding alpha/beta hydrolase family protein, protein MPQFVLIHSPLVGPSSLVPTADALSALGFVTYVPTPNAPASHTRWCEWPLRLLDTLPELEDPILVGHSAGGLLAAFLAGTLNAKSFICLDAMMPPERGVTPPVEPAFLKFVRSLPITDGLLPIWTDWWEGDLLAEAPISPGLKTTFLAELPRLPLAWFDDSFEMPDWSCAKRGFIQTSPVFHDEARRAEELGWPVIRLTGTHLHPALAPKETAAALVDASRRFSMI, encoded by the coding sequence CCCGCTTGTTGGGCCATCGTCCCTCGTTCCCACCGCTGACGCCTTGAGCGCCTTGGGATTTGTAACCTATGTCCCAACGCCCAATGCACCGGCAAGTCATACAAGATGGTGCGAATGGCCGCTTCGACTGCTTGACACTCTGCCCGAACTGGAAGATCCGATCCTGGTTGGTCACAGTGCCGGCGGTTTATTGGCAGCGTTTCTCGCAGGCACCCTTAACGCGAAAAGCTTTATCTGCCTCGATGCAATGATGCCCCCAGAACGCGGCGTGACACCTCCTGTTGAACCAGCCTTTCTCAAATTCGTTCGATCTCTGCCAATCACAGATGGGTTGCTGCCGATCTGGACAGACTGGTGGGAAGGAGACCTTCTCGCGGAGGCGCCCATATCGCCTGGTCTCAAAACAACCTTCCTGGCTGAGCTCCCTCGCCTGCCTCTTGCTTGGTTTGATGATTCCTTCGAGATGCCAGATTGGTCATGTGCCAAGCGGGGCTTCATCCAAACCTCGCCAGTCTTTCATGACGAAGCCAGGCGCGCAGAAGAACTGGGTTGGCCCGTGATCCGTCTAACGGGAACTCACCTTCACCCTGCCCTGGCGCCAAAGGAAACAGCCGCAGCCTTAGTGGATGCCTCTCGCCGTTTTTCAATGATTTAG